The sequence AAGTCTTTGCAATGGAAGCTGAAGAGGTGCCAAAGTACTTTACTAGAATGCAATCAGTCATCAAGTCATTAGCTGAAGACAATCCTGAGTTCAAGCCGGTCCTCATGGATACCAAATTCGCATCAATAGCGGGAGTATGTTACGATAAGGAAGTTCTAAAGCTGAACAGCTTTGTTGTTATGGATATAGGCAACGGCCATACCACTGTAGCATCCATAGAAGATGGTGAGATACAAGGCGTTTTCGAGCACCACACAAGGGATCTCACTCCAGAAAGGCTTGAAGAGCTTGTCATAGCCCTTGCAGATGGAAGCATCACTCACGAGGACGTCCATGATGAGGGGGGACATGGCGCATTTGCATTGAACCCTATATCAAAAATAGAAAAGGTCATAGTGGCAGGTCCAAAGAGAGCTTTGATAGAAGGCACAAACCTTGACTATTACCATGCAGCTCCAGGTGGAGATGTGATGATGACTGGAACTGTCGGACTTGTGAAGTCTATGGAGTTCTTAAGAAGAAAATAATAATTAAAGAAATTTATTAAATTTAACATAATTTAAATAAATTTTATAATATTTTTAATTATATACATTAAATCTATATAATCATTAAAAAAATTAATATTTTCTCTATATTATAGATTTTTATATATATTTTCTCAATTTTTATCATTTTCCAGTTACTTTTATCTTATTTTCATTATATTTTTTATGAAATTTCATCATTTCCCAATCACTTTTTTGTTTTTCCTTGCAACTTTTTCATTTTCTACAGACACTTTTTTAGCTGTTGATGCTGATTTTTGTAAAACTTTTCAACAAGATAGAAAAAAACTTTATAATACATTAATACTAAAATAACAATTGATAATATTGAATTACAGATTTTTTTCAAAACTTAAATAAAATTTTTTGATTTTAATTGGTTTTAAAGAGGCATGATATGAAATTTGATCCACACATCCATAGTGTTTATTCAGGGGATTCCCGTTCAGAACCTATTGATATTTTAATTCAAGCTGAAAAGAAAGGCTTGGATGCCATTGCAATCAGCGACCATAATGAAATCAAAGGCTCTAGAATTGCAAGGTCCTATGGCGGAAACATCATTGTAGTTCCTTCAATAGAGATTTCATCTGACAAAGGCCATATTTTAGGATTGGGCGTAGATGAAATCATTCCAAAGGGTTTGTCTGCTGTAGAAACCATTGACAGGATACACGATGCAGGTGGACTTGCGATTGTACCTCATCCATTTTCATATTATAGGCATGGCCTTTTCTGCAAGGTTGACAAGAACCTGATTGTAGATGGAGTTGAAACAAAGAATGCAAGGTACATTTTCGGATACTCAAATAAGCAGGCAGAGACTTTAGCCTACAATAAAAGACTTGCGACATTGGGGGCAAGCGATTCTCATTTCCTTGAATCCGTTGGAGATGCATATACTGAAGTGAATACCAAGGGATATGATTCTGTAGATGGCATCTTAAAGGCCATTAAGCATAGGCGCTGCAAGGCAATGGGTCATGGAACCAGCAATTTCCTGGTTGCTAAGGAAGTCTTTGTAAAAAAGGTACTTAGAAGGTATCCGAAAAGGGACGAATAAAATATATTTTATGATAATATGCCTACTGCAGACACTTTTCTACCAGATATTGTACAAACCACATTTTTCTCAGGATACACTGTTTTCAATACAGTGGTATACACACTAATTTTAGTAGTCTTTATCTTAGCTATCATAAAAATGTTCAAGAGATTGGAAATAGACCCCCTTTCAATTTTCTATTCCATCATTCCATTTGTTTTTCTAGGATCATCAACACGTGCCTTGGTGGATAATGGAATTTATCCGAAGACGGTTTTTCTAATCACTCCAGGACTATATGTTCTTGTAGGTTTGATAACAATATTCTCATTCTTATTCTGCATTTATCTTTATCATAAAAAGGATATTGATTATAGGCATTCATTGTTTTTCATTGGGGTAATTTTTTCATTGCCGAATATAATTTTTTTCTCCAATGTAAATTTCGCTGCAATGGCTTATGTTTTGATCACATGGTTAATCTCATCAGCAATATTCATTGGATTTGCATTTTTAGTTTTATACATTAAGAACAATAATTTAAGATTTGATGTTTCACAATTTGCTCAAAAACTGAAAAAATATAAAATTAATTTTTCAATTGTTCTTGCCCACCTCTTTGATGCATCAACAACTTATGTTGCAGTAGAGCACTTCAATTATGCAGAACAGCATGTTTTACCAAATGCCTTAAATCAGCTGTTCGATACATATCTTACACTGTTTCCTATGAAAATTATAGTCATCGTTGCAGTATTATACATAATCGATCAATATTTCGATGACTTGACCAGAAAAAATCTATTAAAATTAACAGTATTTGTATTAGGATTAGCACCAGGTTTAAGGAATATTTTGACATTGATAATTGGCACCATATGATGATAATTTTTTAAAAAAATAAGAATAATTTCAATGTCATAATTTTTTAAAATAGGAAAAATAAAAATTTCTTAAATATTAAATTTTTTTTAAAATTTTCAAAAATAAAAAAATTAAAAAATTATAAAATTCATAAAAAAAGAAAAAAAATGTTTCATAATTATGAAACAGATAAAATGATTGTAAAAAAAAAAAATAAATTAAAAAAAATTGATTTTTTAATCAGCTGATTTTTTCAATGGACAACAATCTATTGATTGAGTTGATGACTGCAACCACACTTGAAATGATTACGTCCTCTCTTGTAGCCCTTCCTGT comes from Methanobrevibacter sp. and encodes:
- a CDS encoding PHP domain-containing protein → MKFDPHIHSVYSGDSRSEPIDILIQAEKKGLDAIAISDHNEIKGSRIARSYGGNIIVVPSIEISSDKGHILGLGVDEIIPKGLSAVETIDRIHDAGGLAIVPHPFSYYRHGLFCKVDKNLIVDGVETKNARYIFGYSNKQAETLAYNKRLATLGASDSHFLESVGDAYTEVNTKGYDSVDGILKAIKHRRCKAMGHGTSNFLVAKEVFVKKVLRRYPKRDE
- a CDS encoding DUF63 family protein — encoded protein: MPTADTFLPDIVQTTFFSGYTVFNTVVYTLILVVFILAIIKMFKRLEIDPLSIFYSIIPFVFLGSSTRALVDNGIYPKTVFLITPGLYVLVGLITIFSFLFCIYLYHKKDIDYRHSLFFIGVIFSLPNIIFFSNVNFAAMAYVLITWLISSAIFIGFAFLVLYIKNNNLRFDVSQFAQKLKKYKINFSIVLAHLFDASTTYVAVEHFNYAEQHVLPNALNQLFDTYLTLFPMKIIVIVAVLYIIDQYFDDLTRKNLLKLTVFVLGLAPGLRNILTLIIGTI